A stretch of the Dioscorea cayenensis subsp. rotundata cultivar TDr96_F1 chromosome 4, TDr96_F1_v2_PseudoChromosome.rev07_lg8_w22 25.fasta, whole genome shotgun sequence genome encodes the following:
- the LOC120259135 gene encoding uncharacterized protein LOC120259135: MAIMAKLRVFVIQEPVVAASCLIAGFGLFLPAVVRPILDSLETSQQAPRPALSGVVDGRTAKKGD; encoded by the exons atggcGATCATGGCGAAGCTCAGGGTATTCGTCATCCAAGAGCCCGTCGTTGCGGCCTCCTGCCTCATCGCTGGCTTCG GTCTTTTTCTTCCTGCTGTGGTTAGGCCTATCCTGGACTCCTTGGAAACATCCCAGCAAGCTCCTCGACCAGCTCTAAGTGGT GTTGTTGATGGTAGGACTGCCAAGAAAGGTGACTAA